In one window of Porites lutea chromosome 8, jaPorLute2.1, whole genome shotgun sequence DNA:
- the LOC140946579 gene encoding glutathione S-transferase-like isoform X1, whose product MSGGGYKLYYFPVRARGEMDRWAFAAAKIDFEDIRLNREEWLKEKESGRPPLGQMPFIVTPEGKILAQSGAILKYICKKGGLTPSDSFDEAQADMIVDGVEDLRVAMVKAHFQKDEEEKKKLWKEFFETTVPHRLGKHEALLKSRDGGKGYFFGDKLTYADIAFVEFFQSLKVNVDIQKEKEKKEHLPDIEEILKKFSLLYEYYKRVLAVEEIKTCIEKRPQSDF is encoded by the exons ATGTCTGGTGGAGGTTACAAGCTTTACTATTTTCCAGTCCGTGCAAGAGGAGAAATGGACAGATGGGCTTTTGCAGCTGCTAAAATTGATTTCGAGGATATTCGATTGAATCGGGAAGAGTGGCTCAAGGAAAAAGAGT CTGGCAGACCTCCACTTGGTCAGATGCCCTTTATTGTGACTCCTGAAGGAAAGATCCTTGCGCAGTCTGGTGCAATTCTGAAATACATCTGCAAAAAAGGAG GTTTAACTCCATCAGACAGTTTTGATGAAGCACAAGCTGATATGATCGTTGATGGTGTTGAGGATTTGCGAGTTGCTATGGTCAAAGCACACTTTCAGAAGGACGAGGAGGAGAAG aaaaagttatGGAAGGAGTTTTTCGAAACAACAGTTCCTCACCGGCTTGGGAAACATGAAGCTCTCCTTAAAAGCCGAGATGGAGGCAAGGGCTACTTTTTTGGAGACAAG CTCACCTATGCCGACATTGCGTTCGTTGAATTCTTTCAAAGCCTGAAGGTGAACGTAGATatccagaaagagaaagaaaaaaaagaacatttacCGGATATCGAGGAGATATTGAAGAAGTTCTCTCTGTTGTATGAGTATTACAAGCGTGTGTTAGCCGTGGAAGAAATTAAAACCTGTATTGAGAAACGCCCCCAATCCGACTTCTAA
- the LOC140946318 gene encoding glutathione S-transferase 4-like, which produces MAGYKLYYFDVRAKGEKCRLVLAAAKIDFEDVRLKVSLTGEESEEWAKEKATGRPPLGQMPFLVTPEGKILGQSGAIMKYICRQSGLCPEDSFDEALADMIHDATDDLRNAVIKFFYDKDEAKKAELEKEFYETTLPARLEKFEALLKSRDEGKGFFLGNKLTYADLSFFDFFNGYSAGGQPTIPKELQKFPLLAEHYNRVLNVPEINTWIAKRPASFF; this is translated from the exons ATGGCTGGCTACAAGCTCTACTACTTTGATGTACGCgccaaaggagaaaaatgccGACTGGTTCTTGCGGCTGCTAAAATTGATTTCGAAGATGTTCGATTGAAGGTGTCGCTGACCGGTGAAGAAAGTGAAGAATGGGCTAAAGAGAAAGCTA CTGGCAGACCGCCACTTGGTCAGATGCCATTCCTCGTGACCCCAGAAGGAAAAATCCTGGGACAATCTGGTGCGATTATGAAATACATCTGCAGACAATCAG GTTTGTGTCCAGAGGACAGCTTTGACGAAGCACTGGCGGATATGATCCACGATGCTACTGATGATTTGCGTAACGCCGTGATCAAATTCTTTTATGACAAAGACGAGGCTAAAAAG GCGGAGCTAGAGAAGGAGTTTTACGAAACTACTCTTCCTGCAAGACTTGAGAAATTTGAAGCTCTGCTAAAAAGCCGAGACGAAGGAAAGGGATTCTTTCTTGGCAACAAG CTGACCTATGCTGACCTTTCGTTCTTTGACTTCTTTAATGGTTACAGTGCTGGTGGCCAACCAACGATTCCCAAGGAACTTCAGAAGTTTCCGCTGTTGGCGGAGCATTACAACCGTGTGCTCAATGTGCCTGAAATAAACACCTGGATAGCAAAACGCCCCGCAAGCTTTTTCTGA
- the LOC140946306 gene encoding cytochrome P450 4V2-like — protein MILVAAAVSSLFLAAAVLAATFVLLKHQSVAVLRKLPGPKPNFLFGNALQLARLPDELIKQILGFTRQFQKEGLICIWLGPVYPLTLLFKPEYAEILLSTSKHMGKSFDYSFLHPWLGTGLLTSDGSKWKTRRRLITPTFHFRILNDFIQVFEEQAAILVKHLEKEANKGVFNIMPYITLCALDVICITSMDASPNAQEDVDSPYVNAVLRVSELIQMRQRSPWLWNDTLYGLLPSGREHKRCLKILHDFTNEVIDQRIAERASIKSKTQEEKIKEEVDEDDGLYKRKKRLAFLDLLLESYDTGDISREGVREEVDTFMFEGHDTTAAGITWALYLLGRHPVIQQKVHDEVDSFFEQRPETLTVDDLKDLRYLECVIKEALRLFPSVPFFARTTTEDFHMDGYTAPKGTSVGIATLALHRNSDVWPAPLEFNPDRFLPENSQGRHPFAYIPFSAGPRNCIGQRFAFLEEKIVLYHVMRNFSIESAQTFDDLRTCGELITRPKEGIFVTLAKRF, from the exons ATGATTcttgttgctgctgctgtttCGTCGCTGTTTTTAGCAGCCGCGGTTCTCGCGGCAACATTCGTTCTTTTGAAGCATCAATCCGTCGCTGTCCTACGAAAGCTACCCGGTCCCAAACCGAATTTTTTATTTGGAAACGCGCTACAGCTTGCTCGGTTGCCCGATG AGTTAATAAAACAAATCCTTGGATTCACGCGGCAGTTTCAGAAAGAGGGATTAATATGTATTTGGCTCGGGCCAGTGTATCCTCTCACACTGCTGTTTAAGCCTGAATATGCTGAG ATACTTCTATCTACCTCAAAGCATATGGGGAAGTCCTTTGATTACAGCTTTTTACATCCGTGGCTTGGAACTG GCTTGTTGACCAG tgatGGTTCCAAGTGGAAGACTAGAAGGAGGTTGATTACCCCAACCTTTCACTTTAGGATTTTAAATGATTTTATTCAGGTGTTCGAAGAACAAGCAGCAATTTTGGTGAAACATCTTGAG aagGAGGCCAACAAGGGTGTCTTCAACATAATGCCGTATATCACACTATGTGCCCTGGACGTTATTTGCA tCACTTCAATGGATGCGTCGCCAAACGCCCAAGAAGATGTCGACTCCCCATACGTCAACGCAGTTTTAAG AGTGAGTGAGTTGATTCAGATGCGACAAAGATCGCCGTGGTTATGGAATGATACACTTTACGGTTTATTGCCTTCTGGAAGAGAACATAAAAGATGTTTAAAAATTCTCCACGACTTTACGAATGAG GTTATTGACCAAAGGATTGCTGAAAGAGCATCTATCAAAAGTAAAACACAAGAGGAGAAGATAAAAGAGGAGGTTGATGAGGACGATGGTTTGTATAAAAGAAAGAAGCGTCTAGCGTTCCTCGATCTGTTGCTGGAATCTTATGACACTGGAGACATTTCAAGGGAAGGAGTTAGAGAAGAAGTAGATACGTTTATGTTTGAG GGTCATGACACCACAGCGGCTGGTATCACTTGGGCTCTATATCTTCTTGGACGCCATCCAGTCATACAACAAAAAGTTCATGATGAAGTAGACAGTTTTTTTG AACAACGCCCAGAAACGTTAACAGTTGATGATTTAAAGGATCTGCGTTACCTGGAATGTGTTATTAAG GAAGCCCTGCGATTGTTCCCGTCAGTCCCTTTCTTTGCACGAACGACTACTGAAGACTTCCATATGg ATGGGTACACAGCTCCCAAAGGAACTTCTGTTGGAATTGCGACTCTTGCTCTTCACAGGAACTCAGATGTGTGGCCAGCACCACTGGAGTTCAATCCAGATCGGTTCCTTCCAGAAAACAGCCAAGGAAGACATCCATTCGCGTATATTCCCTTTTCAGCAGGGCCAAGAAACTGCATTG gtCAGCGGTTTGCCTTCTTGGAAGAGAAAATAGTCTTGTATCACGTGATGCGGAATTTCTCCATTGAGTCTGCGCAGACCTTTGATGACCTACGGACCTGTGGAGAACTGATCACCCGACCAAAGGAAGGGATATTTGTCACGTTAGCTAAACGTTTTTAG